The Gossypium hirsutum isolate 1008001.06 chromosome D06, Gossypium_hirsutum_v2.1, whole genome shotgun sequence genome contains the following window.
CGAACTCATCTTCGAAGACTTCGGCTTCAACTCCCTCTTCGTCGCCGATTCTCCTTCCCTCGCCCACCTCTACGAGTCCAGCCGCCGTCCTGACAGCCTGCTTTCCGAGGCGCAGTGTAGTTTGGTGGTCGACTGTGGGTTCTCCTTTACCCACGTTGCCCCTGTCTTTCAGAACTGTACCTTGAATTATGGGGTGAAGAGGATAGATTTGGGTGGGAAAGCCTTGACTAATTATCTCAAGGAATTGGTTTCGTATCGCTCCATTAACGTGATGGATGAAACCTTTCTAATGGACGATGTTAAAGAGAAGCTCTGCTTTGTTTCTCTTGATGTTGAAACAGATCTCCAGATTGCCAGGTATAAAACAGAGATTACTACATTTCTTTATATACATATTTCCTTCAATGTCGATTGCAATATGTGATGAATAAGCAATTGTTTCTGCTATTTTTTTAAACGATGTAGACAAATCATTACAGGAAACAAGGAAAAGACAACCTTTTTAGATGTACCTATGTATTGCCTGATGGTGTGACTCACAAAAAGGGTTATGTTGAAGACCCTGAAGCAGCCCAGAGGCATCTCAGAGCCTCTCCATCAGCTGCCATGGAACCAAACAAAGAGGCATATCAGTTGGAAACTATCGCCAAGACtgaggagaggaagagggtggATTTAACAAAAAATGTAGTGTTCCAACTTTCTCTTTCTTCTTATGTGTTACATTTTCTGCCTGCACATTTTCAATGATGTTCTTGGCTTCCTTGTGTAGGAGTTTGACTTAATGAATGAACGGTTTCTCGTTCCGGAGATGATCTTCCAACCTGCAGATTTGGGTATGTATAGCTTTAGGTTTTCCATTTCATTTGGGAATCGATCAATGACGTAAGATCAATGATGTAAGAAATGCGGACATTGTTTTTTCATCTCTTGTTGCAGGAATGAATGAGGCCGGACTAGCAGAATGCATTGTTCGAGCTGTCAATGCGTGCCATTCTTATCTTCGCCCTGTACTTTATCAAAGGTGGTTTTATGTTCTTCTAAGTGCAACCTTGAAAAATATACATGTCTTTCAAGTTTAATTAACTCATGCCACTTACAAGTGTTTTTCGTCCTGTGCTTGAACAGCATTATATTGACCGGTGGAAGTACATTGTTTCCTCGATTTGCCGAAAGACTGTAAGCTTGATTCCTGCACCATTAGACTGTATTAATCCCAATTTAAGAGACGACACTGTGATTTACAGTCATAGTTAT
Protein-coding sequences here:
- the LOC107901317 gene encoding actin-related protein 6 isoform X1, which gives rise to MSNVVVLDNGGGLIKAGQGGERDPAVVIPNCLYRPLTSKKFLHPTTTTEEDLTSAAIRRPIDRGYLINPDLQRDIWSHLFNSLLHVSPSSSSLLLTEPLFSLPSIQRSTDELIFEDFGFNSLFVADSPSLAHLYESSRRPDSLLSEAQCSLVVDCGFSFTHVAPVFQNCTLNYGVKRIDLGGKALTNYLKELVSYRSINVMDETFLMDDVKEKLCFVSLDVETDLQIARKQGKDNLFRCTYVLPDGVTHKKGYVEDPEAAQRHLRASPSAAMEPNKEAYQLETIAKTEERKRVDLTKNEFDLMNERFLVPEMIFQPADLGMNEAGLAECIVRAVNACHSYLRPVLYQSIILTGGSTLFPRFAERLQKDLRPLVPHEYQVKITTQNDPILDVWRGGSLLVSSPNFESTCVTKAEYEEHGSARCRRRYFH
- the LOC107901317 gene encoding actin-related protein 6 isoform X2, producing MSNVVVLDNGGGLIKAGQGGERDPAVVIPNCLYRPLTSKKFLHPTTTTEEDLTSAAIRRPIDRGYLINPDLQRDIWSHLFNSLLHVSPSSSSLLLTEPLFSLPSIQRSTDELIFEDFGFNSLFVADSPSLAHLYESSRRPDSLLSEAQCSLVVDCGFSFTHVAPVFQNCTLNYGVKRIDLGGKALTNYLKELVSYRSINVMDETFLMDDVKEKLCFVSLDVETDLQIARKQGKDNLFRCTYVLPDGVTHKKGYVEDPEAAQRHLRASPSAAMEPNKEAYQLETIAKTEERKRVDLTKNEFDLMNERFLVPEMIFQPADLGMNEAGLAECIVRAVNACHSYLRPVLYQSIILTGGSTLFPRFAERLQKDLRPLVPHEYQVKITTQNDI